From Euwallacea similis isolate ESF13 chromosome 11, ESF131.1, whole genome shotgun sequence, the proteins below share one genomic window:
- the LOC136412111 gene encoding carboxypeptidase Q-like isoform X1 — protein MKAVLVAITLHLLTANCIFLNGNIKNNEVHNECNLPAKLVSEIRSYEDTANTIINSLINGKYKGRTYKELAKFVDKFGARVSGTENLENAIDYALHTMEQYDLENVHGEEVKVPHWVRNYEAAELLEPRKANVPVLGLGNSVSTPEGGMILIPSTKYDITTISVLGIEAEVIVVDTFDQLKSENVSKNVKGKIVVFNENWISYGESVKYRSHGASEASKLGAVAALVRSVTPFSMSTLHTGWQEYDDDVEKIPTASITKEDARSFQRYQDRGDKIVLRLNLNYTRYEDSQSRNSVGEIKGSTHPNKVVLVSGHIDSWDVGVGAMDDGGGAFISWYALAVLKGLGLRAKRTLRAVLWTAEEPGLVGWSAYNASHFHELENFTFVMESDEGTFTPLGIEYAAGTEGGCIIQEIVNLLAPINATQTKASSSVGSDISFWTKSLIPGASLLNANSRYFWFHHTAADTMDVLNPDNMDKAAAVWAVVSYVIADLNDEFPRSRDSITKDVKINLIANNNDNENK, from the exons ATGAAGGCAGTTCTAGTTGCAATTACTTTGCACTTGTTAACGGCAAATTGCATATTTCTTAATGGAAATATCAAGAATAACGAAGTCCACAATGAATGCAATTTGCCAGCGAAATTGGTCAGCGAAATCAGATCTTATGAGGATACTGCTAATACTATCATTAATAGCCTCATTAACGGCAAGTATAAG GGAAGAACATACAAGGAGTTAGCAAAATTTGTAGACAAATTTGGTGCTAGAGTATCTGGAACTGAAAACTTGGAAAACGCAATTGATTATGCGCTTCATACCATGGAGCAATACGACTTAGAAAACGTGCACGGTGAGGAGGTTAAAGTACCCCATTGGGTAAG AAACTATGAAGCTGCAGAGCTTTTAGAGCCACGCAAAGCGAATGTTCCAGTTCTGGGATTGGGAAATTCCGTGAGTACTCCTGAAGGAGGTATGATTCTAATACCTTCAACAAAATATGACATTACAACAATTTCTGTTTTAGGAATTGAGGCTGAAGTTATAGTTGTAGACACGTTTGATCAATTGAAATCAGAGAATGTGTCCAAAAACGTTAAGGGAAAAATTGTGGTCTTCAACGAAAATTGGATTAGTTATGGCGAATCTGTTAAATATAGAAGCCACG GTGCATCTGAGGCCTCTAAACTCGGAGCTGTAGCTGCTCTAGTAAGATCAGTTACTCCATTCTCCATGTCCACTCTGCACACTGGCTGGCAAGAGTATGATGATGACGTTGAGAAAATACCTACCGCGAGTATCACAAAAGAGGATGCCAGATCGTTTCAAAGGTATCAG GATAGAGGGGATAAGATCGTCTTAAGATTGAATCTCAACTACACCAGATATGAAGACAGCCAGTCGAGGAATTCTGTTGGGGAAATTAAGG gATCAACACACCCAAATAAAGTGGTTTTGGTAAGCGGTCATATCGACAGCTGGGATGTAGGAGTTGGAGCAATGGACGATGGTGGTGGTGCTTTCATTAGCTGGTATGCATTGGCGGTACTCAAAGGACTCGGATTGAGGGCTAAAAGAACCTTAAG agCAGTTTTGTGGACAGCAGAGGAACCAGGTTTAGTTGGATGGTCAGCATATAACGCCTCTCATTTCCACGAACTTGAAAACTTTACTTTCGTAATGGAATCTGACGAGGGCACGTTTACGCCTTTGGGAATCGAATATGCAGCTGGAACTGAAGGGGGCTGTATCATTCAAGAAATTGTAAA TTTATTAGCACCAATAAATGCAACTCAAACAAAGGCCAGCAGCTCAGTTGGTTCTGATATTTCATTCTGGACTAAATCGTTAATTCCTGGAGCAAGCCTACTTAATGCCAATTCAAG GTACTTTTGGTTCCATCACACCGCAGCAGACACAATGGACGTGTTAAATCCGGATAATATGGATAAAGCTGCAGCAGTTTGGGCCGTGGTTTCCTACGTTATTGCAGACCTAAACGATGAATTCCCAAGGAGTAGAGACAGCATTACAAAGGacgtaaaaattaatttgattgcTAATAACAATGATAATGAGAACAAGTAA
- the LOC136412111 gene encoding carboxypeptidase Q-like isoform X2: MKAVLVAITLHLLTANCIFLNGNIKNNEVHNECNLPAKLVSEIRSYEDTANTIINSLINGKYKGRTYKELAKFVDKFGARVSGTENLENAIDYALHTMEQYDLENVHGEEVKVPHWVRNYEAAELLEPRKANVPVLGLGNSVSTPEGGIEAEVIVVDTFDQLKSENVSKNVKGKIVVFNENWISYGESVKYRSHGASEASKLGAVAALVRSVTPFSMSTLHTGWQEYDDDVEKIPTASITKEDARSFQRYQDRGDKIVLRLNLNYTRYEDSQSRNSVGEIKGSTHPNKVVLVSGHIDSWDVGVGAMDDGGGAFISWYALAVLKGLGLRAKRTLRAVLWTAEEPGLVGWSAYNASHFHELENFTFVMESDEGTFTPLGIEYAAGTEGGCIIQEIVNLLAPINATQTKASSSVGSDISFWTKSLIPGASLLNANSRYFWFHHTAADTMDVLNPDNMDKAAAVWAVVSYVIADLNDEFPRSRDSITKDVKINLIANNNDNENK; this comes from the exons ATGAAGGCAGTTCTAGTTGCAATTACTTTGCACTTGTTAACGGCAAATTGCATATTTCTTAATGGAAATATCAAGAATAACGAAGTCCACAATGAATGCAATTTGCCAGCGAAATTGGTCAGCGAAATCAGATCTTATGAGGATACTGCTAATACTATCATTAATAGCCTCATTAACGGCAAGTATAAG GGAAGAACATACAAGGAGTTAGCAAAATTTGTAGACAAATTTGGTGCTAGAGTATCTGGAACTGAAAACTTGGAAAACGCAATTGATTATGCGCTTCATACCATGGAGCAATACGACTTAGAAAACGTGCACGGTGAGGAGGTTAAAGTACCCCATTGGGTAAG AAACTATGAAGCTGCAGAGCTTTTAGAGCCACGCAAAGCGAATGTTCCAGTTCTGGGATTGGGAAATTCCGTGAGTACTCCTGAAGGAG GAATTGAGGCTGAAGTTATAGTTGTAGACACGTTTGATCAATTGAAATCAGAGAATGTGTCCAAAAACGTTAAGGGAAAAATTGTGGTCTTCAACGAAAATTGGATTAGTTATGGCGAATCTGTTAAATATAGAAGCCACG GTGCATCTGAGGCCTCTAAACTCGGAGCTGTAGCTGCTCTAGTAAGATCAGTTACTCCATTCTCCATGTCCACTCTGCACACTGGCTGGCAAGAGTATGATGATGACGTTGAGAAAATACCTACCGCGAGTATCACAAAAGAGGATGCCAGATCGTTTCAAAGGTATCAG GATAGAGGGGATAAGATCGTCTTAAGATTGAATCTCAACTACACCAGATATGAAGACAGCCAGTCGAGGAATTCTGTTGGGGAAATTAAGG gATCAACACACCCAAATAAAGTGGTTTTGGTAAGCGGTCATATCGACAGCTGGGATGTAGGAGTTGGAGCAATGGACGATGGTGGTGGTGCTTTCATTAGCTGGTATGCATTGGCGGTACTCAAAGGACTCGGATTGAGGGCTAAAAGAACCTTAAG agCAGTTTTGTGGACAGCAGAGGAACCAGGTTTAGTTGGATGGTCAGCATATAACGCCTCTCATTTCCACGAACTTGAAAACTTTACTTTCGTAATGGAATCTGACGAGGGCACGTTTACGCCTTTGGGAATCGAATATGCAGCTGGAACTGAAGGGGGCTGTATCATTCAAGAAATTGTAAA TTTATTAGCACCAATAAATGCAACTCAAACAAAGGCCAGCAGCTCAGTTGGTTCTGATATTTCATTCTGGACTAAATCGTTAATTCCTGGAGCAAGCCTACTTAATGCCAATTCAAG GTACTTTTGGTTCCATCACACCGCAGCAGACACAATGGACGTGTTAAATCCGGATAATATGGATAAAGCTGCAGCAGTTTGGGCCGTGGTTTCCTACGTTATTGCAGACCTAAACGATGAATTCCCAAGGAGTAGAGACAGCATTACAAAGGacgtaaaaattaatttgattgcTAATAACAATGATAATGAGAACAAGTAA